The nucleotide sequence TTACATGCTACTGCAATTTCAGAAATGGAACAGTTTAAAAAATTAGGGTATAATCTTCCTATAGAGGTAATTCCAAATGGTATTGATATGGCGGATATAAAATTCACTGAAAAAGTAGCAGCAAAACCTACACATAAGAATATTTTGTTTTTATCCCGAATTCATCCTAAAAAAGGGATTGAGCTGTTAATTGAGGCAGTTTATAAGTTGAAAGATAAAAATGTGAAAGTTATCATTGCTGGAGAGGGAGAGCAAAAGTATATAGATGAATTAGTTGCGCTTATTTTAGAAAAGAAACTTAACGAGCAGATCATTTTTTTGGGAGGTGTTTACGGAGAAGATAAATGGGATCTATTCAATCAGGCAGATCTATTTGTTTTACCAACTTATAGCGAGAATTTTGGGTTAGTGGTAATTGAAGCTTTAGCAGTTGGAGTACCTGTAATTACTACAACTGGAACACCGTGGAAGGAACTAGATACCTATAACTGTGGCTGGTGGATAGAATTATCTATTCAAAATCTTACCAATGCCATAGAAGAAGCATTCTTAAAAACATCTACAGAACTAAAAGAAATGGGAGAGCGAGGGAAAGCTCTGGTAGAAAGAAAATATGATATTAGAGCTGTTTCCAATCAAACATTTGAATTGTATCATACTATCGTTCAAAATTAAAGAATATAGACCATGAAAGAAGCACTTGTAGTTAATTTAGCAGCATACGATTTTAGCTTTAGTATTTCCAATAAGCTATGTAGATTATTATGGAATTGCACTTATTGGATCTTT is from Gillisia sp. Hel1_33_143 and encodes:
- a CDS encoding glycosyltransferase is translated as MKVIQYVSSIDHNSGGTAVYIKLLADQMKHALDLTVLTGKSLNPILLTDVKTVFIDFNLGRWFKIKKEFISILRNIKPDLVHINGIWEPQNWLLQIIAQRMGIKVLLSPHGMLEPYILKRNPLKKKIAMMLYQNNALLKANYLHATAISEMEQFKKLGYNLPIEVIPNGIDMADIKFTEKVAAKPTHKNILFLSRIHPKKGIELLIEAVYKLKDKNVKVIIAGEGEQKYIDELVALILEKKLNEQIIFLGGVYGEDKWDLFNQADLFVLPTYSENFGLVVIEALAVGVPVITTTGTPWKELDTYNCGWWIELSIQNLTNAIEEAFLKTSTELKEMGERGKALVERKYDIRAVSNQTFELYHTIVQN